From Corynebacterium frankenforstense DSM 45800, the proteins below share one genomic window:
- a CDS encoding Asp23/Gls24 family envelope stress response protein, producing the protein MDPSENPQGGEVYITDRAVHKVVTAATASVPGTVSSGGGFDKLTGMSFPRFDLLVDRASHIVTVEATIAVSWPSPVTDVAEKVRTTIARWITDATGMNVGHVNVVVGNVVGAPQRVTSVEVAAAAERPALSPVAVAPSEVAAPRYRRRSAALATTREVPVRTRPARELNQVHTAAEVPLNAVHVAPERPLDAVHTAAERPLHAVEVRPSPEPAVPREPEELRTVPVHVAEERPLTPVHVAEGSPLREPRVVDPTPVVTPAAPLPRRLTPVHVVSGPEPVHAVLPVRAEPFVPKLPPKRPLTPVRIVPRGRFSPAQQKGGPYGPRVD; encoded by the coding sequence GTGGACCCCTCCGAGAACCCGCAGGGCGGGGAGGTGTACATCACCGACCGCGCCGTGCACAAGGTCGTCACCGCGGCCACTGCGTCGGTGCCTGGCACCGTCTCCTCCGGCGGCGGCTTCGACAAGCTGACCGGCATGAGCTTCCCGCGCTTCGACCTGCTGGTCGACCGCGCCAGCCACATCGTCACCGTCGAGGCGACGATCGCGGTGTCCTGGCCCTCGCCGGTCACCGACGTCGCCGAGAAGGTGCGCACGACCATCGCGCGCTGGATCACCGACGCGACCGGCATGAACGTCGGGCACGTCAACGTGGTCGTCGGCAACGTCGTCGGCGCCCCGCAGCGCGTGACTTCCGTCGAGGTGGCGGCCGCCGCCGAGCGGCCGGCGCTCTCGCCGGTGGCCGTGGCCCCCTCCGAGGTGGCCGCGCCGCGGTACCGGCGTCGCTCCGCGGCGCTGGCCACCACGCGTGAGGTGCCCGTGCGCACCCGCCCGGCCCGCGAGCTGAACCAGGTGCACACGGCCGCCGAGGTGCCGCTCAATGCCGTGCACGTCGCGCCCGAGCGTCCGCTCGACGCGGTGCACACCGCCGCCGAGCGCCCGCTGCACGCGGTCGAGGTGCGCCCCTCCCCCGAGCCCGCGGTCCCCCGCGAGCCCGAGGAGCTGCGCACGGTGCCGGTGCACGTCGCCGAGGAGCGGCCGCTGACCCCGGTCCACGTGGCCGAGGGGTCACCGCTGCGCGAGCCGCGGGTCGTCGACCCGACCCCCGTGGTCACGCCGGCCGCCCCGCTGCCGCGGCGGCTGACACCGGTGCACGTCGTCTCCGGCCCGGAGCCCGTGCACGCGGTGCTGCCCGTGCGCGCGGAGCCCTTCGTGCCGAAGCTGCCGCCGAAGCGCCCGCTCACGCCCGTCCGTATCGTCCCGCGGGGCCGTTTCAGCCCCGCACAGCAGAAGGGAGGCCCCTATGGCCCCCGAGTCGACTGA
- a CDS encoding DUF6286 domain-containing protein: MAPESTEARTGAGQEPRATPAARWLAVLLGLALVALGVVAGRELWLRLSDGVSWRSWLDPVLEMVAENRFQPWMTWASIIAVVVGLILILVALKPRARTHRRLASNVSLWARPVDIARLTTATAKRTPGVGSASTRVSGKTVTAEVQSNSTADGVAESIRSTIESTIGPLLADNAKFRIKVLEPEAPQVSARGTAPASAGDTAREEEVAR, encoded by the coding sequence ATGGCCCCCGAGTCGACTGAGGCCCGCACCGGCGCCGGCCAGGAGCCCCGGGCCACCCCGGCGGCCCGCTGGCTGGCCGTGCTGCTGGGCCTGGCGCTGGTCGCCCTGGGCGTCGTCGCCGGCCGTGAGCTGTGGCTGCGGCTCTCCGACGGCGTCTCCTGGCGCAGCTGGCTCGACCCGGTCCTGGAGATGGTCGCGGAGAACCGCTTCCAGCCCTGGATGACCTGGGCGTCGATCATCGCGGTCGTCGTCGGGCTCATCCTCATCCTCGTCGCGCTCAAGCCGCGGGCCCGGACCCACCGGCGCCTGGCGTCGAACGTCTCGCTCTGGGCGCGCCCCGTGGACATCGCCCGCCTGACCACGGCGACCGCCAAGCGCACCCCCGGGGTGGGCAGCGCCTCGACCCGGGTCTCCGGCAAGACCGTCACCGCCGAGGTGCAGTCCAACAGCACCGCCGACGGGGTGGCCGAGTCGATCCGCTCGACCATCGAGTCCACCATCGGCCCGCTGCTCGCCGACAACGCCAAGTTCCGCATCAAGGTCCTCGAACCCGAGGCCCCGCAGGTCTCGGCCCGCGGCACCGCCCCGGCGTCCGCGGGGGACACCGCCCGGGAAGAGGAGGTCGCGCGATGA
- a CDS encoding Asp23/Gls24 family envelope stress response protein: MADQNKTAAKKDDKDAAVPAVAENKADDHGRTTIEDVVVGKIAGLAAREVTGVHALGGGGARTVGAIREAFGASENVQQGVSVEVGETQAAVDLSIVAEYGVAIHELAEAIRRNIIRAIERMTGLEVTEVNVTVTDVHLPNQDDDRDDEQRELAAAEQEQVAPRVQ, encoded by the coding sequence ACAAGGACGCCGCCGTCCCGGCCGTCGCCGAGAACAAGGCCGACGACCACGGCCGTACCACCATCGAGGACGTCGTCGTCGGCAAGATCGCCGGCCTGGCGGCCCGCGAGGTCACCGGCGTCCACGCCCTGGGCGGCGGCGGCGCGCGCACCGTCGGCGCCATCCGCGAGGCCTTCGGCGCCTCCGAGAACGTCCAGCAGGGTGTGTCGGTCGAGGTCGGCGAGACCCAGGCCGCGGTGGACCTGTCCATCGTCGCCGAGTACGGCGTGGCCATCCACGAGCTGGCCGAGGCCATCCGCCGCAACATCATCCGCGCCATCGAGCGGATGACCGGCCTGGAGGTCACCGAGGTCAACGTGACCGTCACCGACGTCCACCTGCCCAACCAGGACGACGACCGCGACGACGAGCAGCGCGAGCTGGCCGCCGCCGAGCAGGAGCAGGTCGCCCCGCGCGTCCAGTAA